A stretch of DNA from Solea solea chromosome 20, fSolSol10.1, whole genome shotgun sequence:
CGATGCGTTCTTTGACTTTTCCTCCACTTAGCTGCAGAAGTTCTTTCTTCAGTTTCACCGTCCACTCTGGTTCCCACCTCAGCGTCTGCACTTTGACCCAGCGACATTTGCCGTTTCAGGTTATCAGAGTCCTCTTGGCAGGGCGTGGAACTCAAAACTGAGTGACTTTCGAAACTGCCGGACAATGTAAAAAGACCTGCCCCCTGCCTTTGTGACACCTATAGAGATTCAGAGCTCAAATCAACAGCTCCAGTCAGTACCGTGGACGTGGAAAAGGTCTTTTTGGGGGAAACATTGGACCAGGatttccccctccccctcttgGACCTGGACGTTTGCCTCTAAGCACTGGGTTGGGGCCATGAAACCGAGGGGGAAAGGGCGTGTGGGGGGGCCCCCTTGGGTGCAGGTGGTGTCCAGGGTGGGGATGCATATGGGGAGGTCGCATAGCAGGGTGATGAGGCTCTAAACGAGGTGGCAGTGGTCTTCTTGGAATGAATTGTGGAGGAGGGGTGCTGTGGTGCTGGTAATCATGGCTATAGTAAGGGTCTTCTGAGGGAGAAAGTGGCGGGGTGATGCCTTGACCTCTTAGGTAGTGGTGTGGAGGACTGCCTGGCCTATAATATGGATCATCTGGGTGTCGGTAAGCGTCCTCCTGAAAGTGCATGGAATCACGACCGTAAAATTTGTCGCGATACTGCAAGTCATTTCTTTGAGGTTGTAACTCCTCGGGGTGAGGAGGGCGAGGTGGGCCGTGTTTGAAGAGTGCGTCGTCGGAATGGTACAAAGACTTGTGCTGATGGTCGTGCACCACCATCCCACCGATCATGCTCTCAGTTCTGGCCCCAGTGACTTCCCCTGCACGGTTAAAGGCCTGTTGGTCTGGGGGAATCATGGGATTGCTGGTAACGGGAGGAGCATCAAAGGCCTGAGGAGGGGGAGGTAAGTTTGGGACAGGTGGGAGGTTGCTGCTGAAGAAACCAGAGGGAATGCTGCTGCCCTGCTGGGAAACTACCTCTGGAGGTTCCCGACTTAGCTCTGTCTGGAACTGATAAAGTCCCGACGACTTACTCTCTGCAGGCCCTGCAGGAATCGTCACATTGTATCCTCTGGGTTGCTGAGAGCTTCCCTCTGGGTAAGTGTCACTATACCAACTCATTTCATTCAACCGCTGAAAACCGTCATCAGTCTGTGCTCTATCTGCAGGCACTCGCCCTCCAGTCAGAGTGGAGAACTGTTGATAATGTGCTAAAGGGGTGGAAATCCCATGCTCTGGCATCTCCTGTTTGCCACGCGGGTGTTGCTGGTAGACCTGCCCGTTCTGAGCTTGCTGTTGGGAACCCACAATGTTCATCTGAGAGCTACTCTGATATCCAACAGCGGCTTTTTCTACCGTTTCCCTGGTATTGGCGTTGGAAGTAAACGGGACCACAGCAGGCTTGTCCATGATCTCATCTTGAGTTGGGGTTCCTCCGCCCTCGTCCCGCACCGGAGTCCCTTCCTGGTTGTCTGTGCCAGTGACCGGGTTGAGATTTTCCGTGCCCACTGGGTTCACAGAAAAACCTAGGTCAAATGCATTAAAGGCAGGGTTCCCTTGCAGGAAACTGTGGATTTTAGACTCTAAACTCGTAGAGGACGAGGACGGATCTGATTCTGTTGCAAGCTCCATGTTTCTATGCAGAGCCTGAACCAAGGTGGACGCTGGGTTGGAAGTCTGAGGGGGGGCTTGGGCGTTTGTGCTCTGCTCTACAGCAGAAATGTGTGGAGAAGGCACTGGTGCAATAGAGGAGAGAGACGGGCTTTGAGGGGGAACTGCTGATGCAGATGTGGACAAAGGAGGAGGAACCTTGCCTGTAGTGGGGGAGGCTGAAGAGACATTTGCAGCTGGTTTGTTGAGCATAGAGCTGATgcctaaaagaagaaaagaggaaaaaagaaatgtttaggatataaaatgaatagaatagattattttttaaactcagtagagcagtgattcccaaactttGGGTCGAAACCTACAGATGGGTCACTAGATTTATTTTGgctccccaaacaaatttgcagaatgTTCCCAACATTATGGAGTTATGTttataggtttttattttttaaaaagttggtcctcatatagaaagtttggaaaaacaacaaaagaggaCTCTTTTTCTCACCCCCGAAACTGCTTTGGCCCTGGACTTTGGACAGAGCACCGAGGAGCTCTGAAGGACTCACGTCCACCTTGGAGAGGAGGTTTACCAGTGAAGAGTTATCTTGTGAGGCCACAGAGAGAGCAGGTGTGGCAGCAGGAGCAGCCACTGCCGGAGGACTCTCCACTGAAGATCCTGCAAGACAGCGAAAATGTATAAATTGTAGAAAAAGCCCTCATCTGTTCTGTCTCACAGATTTATCTGCAGTAAcaccacatttcacattttctaaatcactttctttcttcctgAGCAGACGCCAATCAATCGTCAGTGCAAACTTCAAGGAACACGACAATAAAACTCCCTCAATTATATCCATAcagcttttatttaatttggaaaaagataaaagatatCAGAATAGTTCCgattttcatttacttttattgtgGCATTATAAATCCAGCACGTTTTATGATGGCAGAATAGCCACCAGGACTCACCTGTGTTCTTTATGACTGAGCTTAAACTGTTGAGGATGGAGCCAATTTTACCCAGGTCAACACTTTCCACAGCAGTTGCAGGAGCAGATGCTGCAGGAGCAGATGCTGCAGGAGCAGCCACAGAAGGCGTGACCTGTGCTTTAGGCTGCTCTGTTGCTACTGATGCTTCTGTAGTTCCAGTATTCACTGGAGTGGAAACCTCTGTTTCCATCTGTTGCTCGACTGTAGAGAAAAATATAGCAATAGGTAAAGTAACGTACAACTACAAATCAAGCCTTTATATCTCTGACAAAATAGACACACACTATAAAAAGGTCACTCATCCAAACCATTAAGTTTTGCATGAAGACAATCTGTAGTTATTTAAAATACCGAggctattataataatactaaagTGGGTAAAAGATATCATGCTTGAGGTGGAAATGATGTAAACAGTACGAGTGCAAGACAAGTGAAGACAAACTGAAGACTAACCCATTACAGAACACTGTTGCAGTTTTATAGCAAACTATAAGTGAAAAGGGagccaataaaataaaaaaaaactagacaTAAAGGtgtaaaaagacacatttactCCCAAGTGTAAATGGTAAAATTTGTATTTCCATTACAAGGCTCTAGGACTGCGAAAAAAGATAAGAGAAATTGCCAGGATGTGataaaaagtgatttgatttacTGCATAATTTAACGGCCCCACTTTCCATTTCCTCCTTCATAAtttcaacatgttttaaatagAATTCTTCCACAGAAAACCAGGAGGATTCATCACGATTATTGTTCAGCATTATACTTAAAAACCTTCATTTGCAGACAGCCATGAAGTTCCCATCACCAGCCGAGTCCCTCACCTATAATGCCAGTACTGTCCATTTCCTCGTCAGAGAGCTCCATGTCTTCCACTTCACGATTGTCATTCTCTCCAACGGCATCGAGTGAGCGAGTCGGCGATCCTCCCACTGAGGACAGAGGGCTCGGGGCCGGAGGCTCCACCTCATCGTCCATAGCAGCGGCGTCAAGATCTGGATCAGGGTTGATAATTTCCATATCATGAAAGGGGGATTCTGACCCTGTTGGAGATGGAGCGTCTGCAGATGGTGAGGGGATGGGCGACTCGTCCAGGTCTGGTAGAGTGGCCTTCAGTGCGTCCAGCTTACGCTTGAGGTGGGACACGCGGTTTGCAAACGTTTGGTAGGCCTTGGggggtgaagaagaagaagaaaaagggtcAAACAGTGCATCATCACACACAGATCCCACAATCCTTGaaatgatgtaatgtaatgaagtaGTAGTGAAGTAATGAATATCAGTGATAGAATGAGgtaaactgagcagccttggtggaggttGGTGCTCTCTGAGTGAGAAAAgagtcattttctttctttatacaTCTTTCAATGGGCACTTTCTAGTCATTTCAAAAGTTTCTTCTTTTGAATTTACCCAACATGATTCATGATTTAAGTTGATATAACAAAAATTAGTCATACTACATAACAAATAATTGCAATTTAATTTTTTGACCCTTATAGTGCAGCTCTGTAAGTGAAAATTCTTACGACTGAGaacaaaatattaaacattaaatcacAAATGTGTTACATCGAATCTTTGTTCCTTACGTTTGCGACAATCTTGACCTCCTTGTACTGCATCTCGTAGAAGATATCGGCATTGGTGAGGGCCTCCATGACAGGAGGTCCCACTTTGCTTTCTTTGTCAAGAAACTTGACAAACTCTTGTAGTTGTGCATTTGCCTCCTCAAAGTCCTTGGAGAACCTCTTTCCTCCAGCCTTATCTGGAAAAATTGGTTTAAATAAGTAAGATTTCTGATGAAATGGTGCATCTAAATCCCTGCTGAAACAGTATAGTAGCAGAGAAAGATTTTTTTAGGCACCTTTGAGTTTTTTCAGGGCACCAGAACTGCAGATGTCAACCCTCATAGCTGCcagctgtttttctctcaggTCTACTTCCTCCAGAGATCGCTTGTACTTGGCCAGTTGGTCTATTAGTGCCTGGGGCTAAAGCACATAGAGTAGTGAGACAAACATAATTTAAAGACTACAAGCAGAGTGAATTTTCTTTTAACTTGGTTCAAGTTAAGGCTTAACTTAAGAAGTTCTTGCTTACCACAAACTCATCAACAACCTTTGACCTGAGTTCTGCTGTAGCTTcaactggagctttaaataaatgagaaatacaattcacatttaacagcaacatacacaaaatgtgttcaacaaagtaaaaaacaatgaaaaacaaccattaaacattaaacaattCGGTTATAAATCGAATGACCTAATACACAAAAAACTAGAGATGTCCCGATCAGcttttttggaaataaaagGTCACTgtctataaaataaataatattgctGACTGATGTttagacagaagaagaagaagaacagactcATCTGTCTGTATTGCTGCAGCATCACTGATAGAGAAAGACGGAGAGAGGGCAGGGTGTCATCAGCGTTAGCTAaaccagctgtgtttgtgtacaacatgTCATTAAACTGGGACCAAAATAGTGAAAAGATGACTTCTCTTCATGCAGCAGTTAGTTAAGTACTGgagtgtttatgtttatattctgtttatATATCAACAACCAGTGATGAGCCACTATTAGACATTTGGTCTAATATTGGCCAAAATAATTGGATTggatatttgaaaaataaaaaaaaaaagtaaatcagatcaggcaaaaaaaaacattcctattccaatttgttaaaaaagacTGGCTCCGATCTGGTACTTCAGATTGGGATTGGGACATCCCTACAAAATACATACCATAACttattgtaaataaacaataatacatgAGGAAAAGCATCAGTGATAACATTCAAAGACAGACTTACTTTTTTGCTCCACAGGTGTCTCAGGAGGAGACTCTTCTTTGATTAAGTTCCCCCTAAGCTCAGCAATGAGTGTCCCTGTGTACACACCTCTCTCCTCCCAGATGGTAAGTATCCTTTCCACTGATTTAATAACCTTTGAGTCATGTTCTTGGCtagagagagggaaaagagacagacagagagagaaagaacagtAGAGGccagatgtttgttgttgttgcaatgACATTCGGTTTATTTATGTATGACGAATTTCTTAGCAggaataaaacacagacaaggGCAGATGAGACATTGAAAGCGAGAGGACAAACAGATGAGGCTGATAGGAAGTAGAGGACAAACAGGGCAACAGATTACCACGTCGTCATCCAACACAAACAACTTACTTGACAAGCACGAATGCCTCGGGGAGCACCTCGGCAAATTCGGTGCGATAGACAATGGCGTTTTTCCTTTTACAGTTCTGAATGACATCGTTGGCGAGGTAAATCAGGTTGAGTCTGTGTGGGGCATCAGCTGTTAGAGGACAGACAATATAATCACATTATTTAGAATAGAAGAGCCAGTCTTATTATACtgattatttttatgattaattaatcacttcactttcaaatatctataaaacaacaacaaattagtCTAACCAGCAGCCAAACACGATAAACGAAAGCCAGTCCTAGTTTCTATTAAGCTATAGATGCAATTCTTTTGGACTTTACTTAATAGGCAATAAATTTAATTGATCATTTTGATAAACACAATGGCAGAAAAACCCCTaagaatgaataattaaattgctctaaatcaatacatttctttcattAGTGATTTAAGATGATCAGGAGTCAGGTAAGATAGCGTGTAATCAATGTCTTTGAcaccatttgtgtttttgtacgcATGTAGTTACTGCTAGACTAATGAgttttgtttgaaatcctttattttaGTTCTGCTTTTCCTAAAAACTACTTCAATTCACCATCAGAAATAAACTATTAAACATAAGGTAATCACCCCATTAAGAATAAGTATAAATGCATACTCGATAAACTCGATAAtctgaacattttttaaaccaTGCTTCACATTTAATTTCATAAATACTTACATATAATAAGCAGCCATATTAAAGCAACACGCTGTTAATAGATTATCCTGTAGAAAATATTATCTACAGGTCATCttgtttcaaatgtaaacatttatcaGGACGCAAAGCTTTTATGAAACAACTACAAAACTTCTTAAAAGGCACACACTTCATATAGTTTATAACcacaacaagcaaacaaacaaaatgctgGTTCATCCCTCTTTTAAAAGGTAAACAATTTAAGTGCCTCACACTATTTATGTATAAGCACTTGTGTAGCGTGCACCCATACTGTCATTCACTACACAAGTGTTCACCACAACACAATTATTTTAAGTCCAACTATCAATGACGTGTGTGATCTCTGCAGCAGATAAAAATGCAATCCATATAAAAGTGTTCAATGTCAAACTTCAGtgaaacaccccccccccacacacacacagaacacagagtcAAGGTCATCTCAAAATCTTCACAAACTTTGCTTCTTTTCAACCAACCTTCGACAACCATGATAAAATGTGTCCCTTATCTCAAGGCAAATGCACTGAGATGTTCTCTCAGCATACATTTTATTCAACCTACAAAGATGGTTGCCAGCATTTATCATAATAGAGGCCCATATATAATGTAAGAGAAGAcgtaatgacaataataattggTTCACCAGccacatgtttgtttcacttcattcATAATCAATACATTTCTTATGGCCGACACTGGAGAAATGAAGAATTTTtgcacacaaaataaaagtaataatgaaACTGAG
This window harbors:
- the rprd2a gene encoding regulation of nuclear pre-mRNA domain-containing protein 2a, whose protein sequence is MAAGVGAAHGGGSLESTLARKFQSVSNTMDSIQGLSTWCIDNKKYHSVIVRHWMKCLRKSDAPHRLNLIYLANDVIQNCKRKNAIVYRTEFAEVLPEAFVLVNQEHDSKVIKSVERILTIWEERGVYTGTLIAELRGNLIKEESPPETPVEQKTPVEATAELRSKVVDEFVPQALIDQLAKYKRSLEEVDLREKQLAAMRVDICSSGALKKLKDKAGGKRFSKDFEEANAQLQEFVKFLDKESKVGPPVMEALTNADIFYEMQYKEVKIVANAYQTFANRVSHLKRKLDALKATLPDLDESPIPSPSADAPSPTGSESPFHDMEIINPDPDLDAAAMDDEVEPPAPSPLSSVGGSPTRSLDAVGENDNREVEDMELSDEEMDSTGIIVEQQMETEVSTPVNTGTTEASVATEQPKAQVTPSVAAPAASAPAASAPATAVESVDLGKIGSILNSLSSVIKNTGSSVESPPAVAAPAATPALSVASQDNSSLVNLLSKVDVSPSELLGALSKVQGQSSFGGISSMLNKPAANVSSASPTTGKVPPPLSTSASAVPPQSPSLSSIAPVPSPHISAVEQSTNAQAPPQTSNPASTLVQALHRNMELATESDPSSSSTSLESKIHSFLQGNPAFNAFDLGFSVNPVGTENLNPVTGTDNQEGTPVRDEGGGTPTQDEIMDKPAVVPFTSNANTRETVEKAAVGYQSSSQMNIVGSQQQAQNGQVYQQHPRGKQEMPEHGISTPLAHYQQFSTLTGGRVPADRAQTDDGFQRLNEMSWYSDTYPEGSSQQPRGYNVTIPAGPAESKSSGLYQFQTELSREPPEVVSQQGSSIPSGFFSSNLPPVPNLPPPPQAFDAPPVTSNPMIPPDQQAFNRAGEVTGARTESMIGGMVVHDHQHKSLYHSDDALFKHGPPRPPHPEELQPQRNDLQYRDKFYGRDSMHFQEDAYRHPDDPYYRPGSPPHHYLRGQGITPPLSPSEDPYYSHDYQHHSTPPPQFIPRRPLPPRLEPHHPAMRPPHMHPHPGHHLHPRGPPHTPFPPRFHGPNPVLRGKRPGPRGGGGNPGPMFPPKRPFPRPRY